The following nucleotide sequence is from Mesobacillus jeotgali.
CTCTTTCGGCAATCGCGAAGGCTCGCGGCACTAGGGTTGTTCATGTGAAGCCTCACGGTGCGCTGTATAATATAGCCTCAAAAGATAAAGAAATTGCGGATGCTGTTGCTACTGCAGTCGCCGATGTCGACCCTTCTCTCACTTTATTCGGTCTCGCAGGCAGTTCCCTTGTGAAAGCAGGGAAGGAAAGAGGTCTGCTGGTGGCGGAGGAAGTGTTTGCTGACCGAACCTATCAGCAAGATGGTTCGCTGACGTCTCGTACACAATCAAACGCGATGATCCATGATCCTGATTTAGCGATCAGCAGAGTAATCCGGATGATACGGGAAGGAAAAGTTGAAAGTGTTGACGGGACAGATATTGAGATGAAGGCAGATACAATTTGCATCCATGGTGATGAACCTCAGGCACTTCATTTTGCGGTGAAATTGAAGGCAGCTTTAAGGGCAGAAGGCATCCAAGTCGGCAGAGGCTGGGATGAAAAATGACAGAACCCATTTTTAAAATCCTAAAGTCCGGACTTCAAACAACTGTACAGGATTTAGGGACAACAGGCTATCAGCAGTATGGCATCAGTCCTTCTGGTGCAATGGATTCTTATTCCATGCAAATGGCGAACCTGCTTGTCGGCAACCCGCTTGGTGAAGCCGTGCTGGAAGTTGCCGTGCTTGGCCCGAGGCTTGAAGCATTGACTGAGGTATCCATCGCTATCTGTGGGGGGGACCTTGAGCCGCTGGTGAATAGCAGTAAAGTCTCGATGTGGAAAAGCTTTGTTTTAAAAAAAGGAGACATCCTTTCATTTGGAACTGCTAAAAGTGGCGCAAGAGCTTACATAAGTTTTGCCGGTGGCATTGATGTTCCGGTTGTTCTAGGCAGCAAGTCCACGTTTATCAATGGAAGGCTTGGCGGCTTCAAGGGCCGTGCATTAGTGTCAGGAGATATTGTATACGGAAGCCCTTTTGTCAGGAGAAATTGCTTTTTGCATTCGAGCCTGATTCCTGAGTACGCAGAGGAAATGGAAATTCGGGTAATCCTGGGACCTCACTCTGATAAATTTTCACAGATTGCAAAGGATCGATTTCTATCAAGTCAATATACGATAACTTCCCAATCGAATAGAATGGGATATCGGCTTGAGGGCCCAAAGCTGGCGCCAATCGGCGGGTCTGACATCATTTCCGATGCTATCCCGCTCGGAGGGATACAGGTTCCGTCTAACGGGCAGCCGATCATTCTTATGTCAGAACGGCAAACAACCGGCGGATATGCCCGAATAGCCACTGTGATTTCTGTTGATATTCCATTGCTTGCCCAGGCAATGCCAGGAACAAAGATCCGCTTTAAGGAAATCACGATAAGAGAAGCACAAGAACAGTATCTGAAACAGAAAAAATTATTCAAGTTCCTGTCTGTTTAAAATCCCTGTGGCTGCAGGGATTTTTTGTTTCGGTTGAATATGCCATCAAGATAATAAGAGTATGGTATAAAAAAGTTTCTCCCGGTAATAACTGATAAAATCAGTATTTTTGGGGAGAGAGAAGCATGTATTTATTATTGGTCATAGCAGTATGGATTTTTTTCGCTTATAAATTTATAGACTGGTCGCAATGGAAAAAGCAATACTCGACGATTTTATTTTTCATGATGGTGAATCTGCTGTATAACACGCTTTACTACAACCATACATTGTGGGCGTTTCGAGGGATAACGGCAGACTGGCTGAACCATTCTATCATCAATATCGCATTCACTTTTTTTTATTTGCCCAGTCGGGTTGATCATTTACCTCCAGCGTTTTCCCGAAACAAGGCGAAACCAACTGATCTATGTGGGTGTATGGGTAGGCTTTTATACGATCATAGAGGCTTTATTTGCTCACAGGGGAATGTTTATTTATGATAATGGCTGGAACAGCTGGCATAACATTTGGCTTAATTTAATTTTGTTTGTGATCTTGTGGATACACTATCGGAAACCGGTAATTGCATGGATCCTATCAATCCCGCTTGCAGTTATTTTCTATTTATTATTTCCGTTTCCGCTGGACAGCCTAAAGTAAAAGAGGTGGCTTAACTTGTTGATACAGAATGTATTGTCAGCGCCGGTATTTCTAGTTCTGCTTTTTCTGACCTATATCACCATGTGGATGTATATCACAAGACATGAAGTCAGGCGGGAAAATAAAAATAAACAGTAAACAGTGTTATTTCAGCAGGCTATGAAAACAGCGAAAAGGAAAAATAGCAAGCATTCATGAAACATAAAAAAATCAGGTTCGAAAGGCAAAAAACACGGCGGAAAACCTTCCACCGTGTTTTTTAAAATCCAACCTCTTCAGATGCTTTAACAAATTGATCTTCAGGTTTCTTTCTCGCAACGAAAATGAAAGTGTAGGCAATCAGCAGTCCGACCAGGAACACGACCGAAAATCCATAAATGAAATGGTAGCTGGTGTAGGAGGCGAGCAGTCCTAGTCCGGCAGAACCCAGAGCCATTCCAAGGTCCATGGAGGAGAAGTACATCGCATTTGCTGTTCCTTGTTTCTCCTTTGGTACCGCGCTTACCGCAAGGGCCTGAAGGGTCGGTGCTACTGTCCCATATGCCAACCCGTAAAAAACGGCAGCGATTAAAAGTGTCATGGTATTTTGAGTGATGGCCAAAAGTGTCAGTCCAATGATCCCTGAAATCACAGCAGGGTAGATGATGAATTTATGACCGAAACTATCGTACATTTTTCCAGAAACGGGCCTGATAATGACCATCACAATTGTCAAGACCAGAAAGAATAAAGAGATTGTTGCCCCAAGGTTTGCCTCTTTTCCTAATTCCCGGAGGAAGCTTACTACTCCGCCAAGTGTGATGGAGAAGAACGCTGTAAGAATCGCTGGTGTAAAGGCATGACGGTCAAAGGCATGCTCCCTGAAATGGCCTTTCTTGACTGTCGCCCTTGCTTGGACTTGCTTGCGCGGGCTTTTTATAAACAAGTTCAAAAACAAGGTGAGCAGAGTCAAGCTTACCGAAATCATGATCAGGATGTTAAAAGAAAATCCCTCCAGCAAAGCGAGCGCCAGCATCGGCCCAAGACTTGTCCCTACACTGGTGGCCATTCCGTAATAGCCGATTCCTTCACCAAGCCGATGCGCAGGGATGATATTGGTTGCCATTGTCGAGAAAATCGTCGTAATGATCCCAAAACCTGCACCATGGATCACTCTGAGCAGTAGCAATAGCAGCACGGAATCCTGACCGAAGCTCAAGGCTACAGAAACGGCTATAAAGCCAAGGGAAATAAGGCTTAATTTCTTATTGTCCAGTTTCTGCATCAAGGAAGGTACAAAAGGACGAGTCGCGATGGCAGATACCATAAAGACAGTTGTCATCAAGCCACCCTGTGCAGGATTGTTTTTAATGTCAGTGATGAAAGCGGGGAAGCCGGCAGTCAAAAGCTGCAGGCATAGGAAAAATAAAAAAGCCATTATCACAATGGCCGTAAACTGTGCTGTCCATAACTTGGATGTTTTGTTCATTATATTGCCTTCTCTCTAGTTGTTTTCCTCCAGAAGTCCATCGATATTGTCTTCCATTGTAAGTAAAACCTCTCTGAAGATTGCGAGCCTTTTCTCATCTATTCCATTTGTGATCTTGATGAAGATTTCTTCAAGGTAAGGTGTCACTTCCTCCACAAGGTTTGCGCCTTTCGGAGTGATTTTCACCAAAAAGGAACGGCGATCGAGAGGGTTGGCGAGCCTTTCAACATTTTCCTGTTTCACAAGAAGGTCCAGGATTTTCGTCAAAGTCGCCTGGTCTTTATCCGACCGGATCGATAGCTCTTTTTGTGAAATTCCATTACCCTCGTTCAGAGTGCGCAATACACTCCACTGTTCCGTCGTAATCTGATAAGGCTTTAAGTAATAGTTAATGATGCGTGTAAGCTTCTTGCTCAAACGAACAGATGCTGAGCCAATTGCTTTATCCATAGATATTTCCATGAACAAGTCCTCCTCGTATGCTATATAAAAATGGTAGCACGAAAATTGTTTAGTGTAAATATAATTTGTATACAAACTATTATTGAGTAAAAAAAATACCTGGACTCAGCCAGGTACCTTTAATCGATAACTCTTGCGACCGCATTGCCGCAGTTTTTGCATAGGTTATTACACCATATATAAGTTATCCGCGCCAGTCCCGCATCACAGCGTTTTAATTTAAGTTCGAATGTCCTCCTTTTTCAAAATACCGCCTTAGCCCTTCACCAAGAATATTGAATGTCAGGATCAGGTAGGTAATTGCACTTGCTGTGAAAAATGGAATCCAAAATGCTTTTAATAAATCGCCTCTCGCCTCCCCCAGCAGTGTTGGCCAGTTAAGGCTTGTATTTCTCAATTCACCAAATCCATAGCTTGTCTGGACGAATAGCTGGGTAACAAAGATGCTGAAAATACCGAGCTGGCCAAGCAATAGTGCTACCCTTCCCAAATCAATGCAAAAGTTCACGATGAGATCGGGCAATAGATTAGGGATATAATAATCTTTGAAAAAACGGACCGGTCCGCTTCCGATTGTGATGCCTGCCTCAACAAAGGGAGTTCTGGAGATTGAGAGTATTTTCTGCTGCATGATATAGCTGACTCTTCCCAATTCAACCAGTGCCAGAATGATGACCACCCAGACCACACGATTGGGACTGAATGTGAAAATGGGAAGTGTGATGAATAAGATTGAAGCGAAAATGATCGGCAGGCCTGAAGATAGCTGATTCCACCAGTTAATTAGCCAGGTAAATGGCTGTTTCCATATGAATGATAGTAAGACCAATACCAGTGACAATACATATCTGATTATGGTGATGGCAAAGATTAAGAGAATCGTATCCTTTGCCCCGGCAATGAGGATGCTGAACAGATCGCGTCCATCATGGTCTGTCCCTAGAAAATGTTGGGATGAAGGGGGAAAGGGAGCCCTCTGGAATTTTCCATTTTCCATTACCATGCGATTTTCCTGTAGACCTTCTTTTATATAGGGAAAATAGGGCCCAATTAAAGTTCCTATTAAAAGGAAAGACAATAATATGGTTCCAATGATTAAATGCCAGTTTCTCAAGTCACAAACCTCCTACCGGGGATCAAGCCGTTTGCTGAGCAGATGACTGCAAATTTGAACAAATAACACAATTGCCATGAAACAAATTCCAAAGGAAATAATCACGCTAGGTTCATAGAATGATTCCCTGCCGATAAAAATCCGCGGCTCAAAGTCGAGAGCCAGCCAGAGGCGGTACGCTGCTCCTTTATAGTCGAGCAGATACTCCAAAAACAGCAGGTTCGAGAGTATGTAAATCATCATGGTCGGCACATTATTCAGGATTGTGCCAGCACAGTTTCTTAAAATATGTTGATGGATGATGAGCTTTTCATTGAATCCCTTAGCCTTTGCCACCTGGACATATTGCTTCCCGGCCTCACTTGAAATAGCACCTGAAGTGATCTTGCTGATATACATTGCGGGATAGATGGCAGCCAACAGAGCAGGGATGAAGAAGTTGAACCATTGTTCATGACCAAAGATATCAATCCAATTGACATAAAAGATGATGATCCACTGGACAAGCAGGATGACGAAGAAATCAGGAATGGACATAAGGAGCCATGTTGTCCAATTTCCGAAGATTTTTCTTCGTTTAAGAGAGTTTTTATAGTCAAAAACCCCTTTAACGATCCCTGCTGCCAAACTGAAGAGAAAAGCAGGAAGAATGATTTTTAAACTGCGGGAAAAATAGAGGATGACTTCCTCCTCAACTGGCTTTTTGTATCGGGTTTCGCCAAAGCTGGTATCCCTAACCAATCCCTCAATGAAAACAGTGATATTGTTTTTGTATTCCTTCCAGGAAAAGTCGTAAGTATACACTACTTTTGCTGCCCGGCCTTCTCCAGTCACCATTGCTTCTCTTGGGAACAAAGCGATCAATACGAGGCAGATGCTTACTATGATGAAGAAGCCCACATTGTATAAAATCTTTTTCAAAGCTTACTCACCTCTTCAGAAATTCCTTTTGTTTCCCAATTCTATTTTAGAAAGGTGCAAAAAAGTACTTATTCATTAAATTTTAGTGACAGAAGTAGAAGAGGAAATTCATTCTCAAATGTTCCTCTTGGGTGAAGAAAATAGACTGAGGACTGCTTCGTTTTAGAAAGTAACGATCAATGCAAACGCAGCTATAGAAAAGCAAAAAAAGGATGAGCGGCAGATGCTCATCCTTTTACCATTCCTTAGGCTCGTAATTCAAGTCGCTGAATAGCTGCCTTTTCTCTTTCTTATTCAAGTCACGCCATTGCCCAATTGGCAGGTTCCCGAGATGGATGTTCATGATCCTGATGCGCTGCAGCCTGACAACTTGATAACCAAGAGTTTCGCACATGCGCCGGATCTGTCTGTTCAATCCTTGTGTAAGGATGATATTGAACTCATATTTTGATAGTTGGACCACTTTTGCGGGAAGTGTTTTTGTTCCAAGGATCCTCACGCCTTCTGACATCGCCTTGACGAATTCCGGCGTAATAGGCTTGTCTACTGAGACTATATATTCCTTTTCATGCTTGTTTTCAGCGCGGAGAATCTCATTGACGATGTCTCCGTCATTTGTAAGAAGAATTAAACCTTCGGAATCCTTATCAAGCCGTCCGATGTTGAAAATCCTTAGCGGGTGATTGACAAGGTCGATGATATTGCCCTTCACATGCCTTTCAGTTGTGCTCGTGATGCCGACCGGTTTATTCAAAGCAATATATACATAGTTTTGTGCCATCCTGATCTCTTCGCCATTCAGGCGGACAACATCTCCAGGCTCAACCTGGCTGCCGATTTTCACAACCTTCCCATTGATTGTCACACGCCCTTCCTCAATGAGCCGATCAGCGCCGCGCCTTGACGTTTTACCAGTTTCGCTGATGAATTTATTGATACGCAGGTTAATCCCATCCTTAAATATGAAGTATACATTTAAGGATATTCCACTGCAGATTTATTTTCAAGCTTTCGGGCAGGATGGAATAAAAACGGCAAGATTGAGTCGATTCAGGCTCAAATTATATTATAATGTAAAAAATGCTTGGACATGGAGGAATTATATTGGTTAACGTCCTGACAGAAATAGAAATTAAATCCCCGGTTGAGAGGGTTTCTGAATATGCAGCGAATCCTGACAACGCTCCTGAATGGTATGTGAATATTGACAGTGCTGAATGGCTTACAGAGAAGCCGTTGGTTATTGGTTCAAGGATTGCATTCAAGGCAAAGTTCCTTGGCCGGGAACTTGCGTATATTTATGAAATCGTAGAGTATGTCCCGGGAAAGAAATTGGTGATGCAAACCTCAGAGGGTCCATTTCCGATGAAGACTACATACACATGGAAAGCAATTGACTCAAACACAACAAAGATGACCTTGAGGAACCAGGGAGAGCCATCAGGTTTTTCGAAACTGGTTTCACCTTTTATGGCTTCGATGATGAAAAAAGCAAATATGAAGGACCTGAAAAAATTGAAAGAAATAATAGAAGGGTAAGAAAAACATCGAAGAAGGGAAGGACTTCTTTAATGCTTTTTTAATCTCCCTTGCATACCTTACTAAAAAAGAAGGTGTGTTCTGGGATGAATGAAGAACGGTTAGAAAAGATTTCCCTTCCAAAGGATGCAGGTCCGCATGGTGATTCCAATATTGAATGGTGGTACTTTTTCGCTTTTCTGAATGGAGACAGGGGCGGCCGGTATGCTGTGATGGCCTCATTTTTCAGGGTGGGTGAGCTTGAGATTGGCAAAGGGCATTATATCATCCATACTTTGATCGACCTGAACAGGAAAAAACGCTCTAATTTTTCAAGTTTTGATTCAAAGGTGAAGCTAGCGATGCTAGCCATCTATCTGCCTTTCTACCTTTTGCTCCATCCGACAGACAAGAGAATCTGGAGACTCTACAAAAAGTTGCTTAAGGGCGATATACCTCCTCCGCATACATTTCTTAAGGTTGCGAGAATAAATCCGGATCCCCTTAAATTGATCTATGGGAGACATCAGCTTAACTTCAAAGGGGAAGATGCCCTGGGTTTTGATGTGCTTTTAAAGGAGGGAATTTCGGAAGTCGAGCTTGAGTTCACCCCAATGAAGCCTGCCGCACTGATAGGCGATGATGGAAAGCCTGATGATTTGTACTATTACTCTACTACGAGAAATGCTGTGAATGGAAGAATAAAGACAGATTCAATAAGTGAAAATGTAAACGGTACTGGCTGGTTTGATCATCAATGGGGACGTGATTACTCTTTGGTCAAAGGATCCGGCTGGGACTGGTTTGGGATACAGCTTAGCGACGGGCGCGAGCTGCTGCTAAATCAAATGTCCCCCGGAAAGCCAATGGCAAATGTTATTGAAAAGGACGGCAGTATTCGTTTTACGAGAAATATAACTTTCCAAAAAATAAAGCATTGGAAAAGCCTGAGAACAAATGCCAGGTATCCAGTAGAATGGGAGATTCGCATTCCTGAATACGGAATTGACCTTCATGTCGAAGCAGAATTCCCAAACCAGGAAATGCTCATCATCGGCCCAATACAGGCTATTTGGGAAGGGACATGTAAAGTAATCGGCAGAGAGAGGCTGGCTGATGGAAAAAGCAGGCCACTATCCGGAAAAGGTTTCATGGAACTTGTTGGATATGCAAATTGAAAAATGGGAACCTTGCTGCTAGTGGCAAGGTTTTTGTTTTACTGAGAATAAATCAAGCAAGTTCGTTAGGAAAAGTGAAATATCATCGGGAATTTGGCCATAAATCACTGAGAATAGACTATATAGGATTAAACCTGCCCCAAATGGTCTAAATAAGTAAGGAAAGAGTTGGTAACTAAGGGGCTGGGAAGTTTTGGTGAAAAAATTCGCTTTACGAATAAGGGAAAGTATATGGCTGAAGCCGGTTATCTATAGCGTACTGGCATTCCTGCTGGCATTAGCCGTGATTTACATCGATCATAACGAATTGGCACATGGTATAGTCCCTTCGTTTTTGCTGACGAATGTAGAGCTGGCACAGACGATTTTAGGTTCGATTTCTGGTGCTCTGCTGACGATGACGACGATTACTTTTTCAACGATCATGGTCGTACTGACTACATATTCATCTCAATTTTCTCCGAGGACGCTGAGTAACTTTGTCGAGGATCCCGTGACGTTACGAGTGCTCGGAATCTTCATGGGAGGATTTGTTTACTCGATCTTATCTTTGCTGTTCATGAGTGAAACCTGGTATGAGAGCGAGG
It contains:
- a CDS encoding CBO0543 family protein is translated as MCPVGLIIYLQRFPETRRNQLIYVGVWVGFYTIIEALFAHRGMFIYDNGWNSWHNIWLNLILFVILWIHYRKPVIAWILSIPLAVIFYLLFPFPLDSLK
- a CDS encoding MarR family winged helix-turn-helix transcriptional regulator, which encodes MEISMDKAIGSASVRLSKKLTRIINYYLKPYQITTEQWSVLRTLNEGNGISQKELSIRSDKDQATLTKILDLLVKQENVERLANPLDRRSFLVKITPKGANLVEEVTPYLEEIFIKITNGIDEKRLAIFREVLLTMEDNIDGLLEENN
- a CDS encoding ABC transporter permease subunit, whose amino-acid sequence is MKKILYNVGFFIIVSICLVLIALFPREAMVTGEGRAAKVVYTYDFSWKEYKNNITVFIEGLVRDTSFGETRYKKPVEEEVILYFSRSLKIILPAFLFSLAAGIVKGVFDYKNSLKRRKIFGNWTTWLLMSIPDFFVILLVQWIIIFYVNWIDIFGHEQWFNFFIPALLAAIYPAMYISKITSGAISSEAGKQYVQVAKAKGFNEKLIIHQHILRNCAGTILNNVPTMMIYILSNLLFLEYLLDYKGAAYRLWLALDFEPRIFIGRESFYEPSVIISFGICFMAIVLFVQICSHLLSKRLDPR
- the rluF gene encoding 23S rRNA pseudouridine(2604) synthase RluF — translated: MNLRINKFISETGKTSRRGADRLIEEGRVTINGKVVKIGSQVEPGDVVRLNGEEIRMAQNYVYIALNKPVGITSTTERHVKGNIIDLVNHPLRIFNIGRLDKDSEGLILLTNDGDIVNEILRAENKHEKEYIVSVDKPITPEFVKAMSEGVRILGTKTLPAKVVQLSKYEFNIILTQGLNRQIRRMCETLGYQVVRLQRIRIMNIHLGNLPIGQWRDLNKKEKRQLFSDLNYEPKEW
- a CDS encoding biotin-dependent carboxyltransferase family protein, which codes for MTEPIFKILKSGLQTTVQDLGTTGYQQYGISPSGAMDSYSMQMANLLVGNPLGEAVLEVAVLGPRLEALTEVSIAICGGDLEPLVNSSKVSMWKSFVLKKGDILSFGTAKSGARAYISFAGGIDVPVVLGSKSTFINGRLGGFKGRALVSGDIVYGSPFVRRNCFLHSSLIPEYAEEMEIRVILGPHSDKFSQIAKDRFLSSQYTITSQSNRMGYRLEGPKLAPIGGSDIISDAIPLGGIQVPSNGQPIILMSERQTTGGYARIATVISVDIPLLAQAMPGTKIRFKEITIREAQEQYLKQKKLFKFLSV
- a CDS encoding LamB/YcsF family protein: MLSVDLNCDLGESYGIFKIGNDSEVLKHITSANIACGYHAGDHNVMMETVKMAKAHGVRIGAHPGFPDLHGFGRREMKMSAEEIYNLIIYQIGALSAIAKARGTRVVHVKPHGALYNIASKDKEIADAVATAVADVDPSLTLFGLAGSSLVKAGKERGLLVAEEVFADRTYQQDGSLTSRTQSNAMIHDPDLAISRVIRMIREGKVESVDGTDIEMKADTICIHGDEPQALHFAVKLKAALRAEGIQVGRGWDEK
- a CDS encoding ABC transporter permease subunit; its protein translation is MRNWHLIIGTILLSFLLIGTLIGPYFPYIKEGLQENRMVMENGKFQRAPFPPSSQHFLGTDHDGRDLFSILIAGAKDTILLIFAITIIRYVLSLVLVLLSFIWKQPFTWLINWWNQLSSGLPIIFASILFITLPIFTFSPNRVVWVVIILALVELGRVSYIMQQKILSISRTPFVEAGITIGSGPVRFFKDYYIPNLLPDLIVNFCIDLGRVALLLGQLGIFSIFVTQLFVQTSYGFGELRNTSLNWPTLLGEARGDLLKAFWIPFFTASAITYLILTFNILGEGLRRYFEKGGHSNLN
- a CDS encoding SRPBCC family protein, which translates into the protein MVNVLTEIEIKSPVERVSEYAANPDNAPEWYVNIDSAEWLTEKPLVIGSRIAFKAKFLGRELAYIYEIVEYVPGKKLVMQTSEGPFPMKTTYTWKAIDSNTTKMTLRNQGEPSGFSKLVSPFMASMMKKANMKDLKKLKEIIEG
- a CDS encoding lipocalin family protein; translated protein: MNEERLEKISLPKDAGPHGDSNIEWWYFFAFLNGDRGGRYAVMASFFRVGELEIGKGHYIIHTLIDLNRKKRSNFSSFDSKVKLAMLAIYLPFYLLLHPTDKRIWRLYKKLLKGDIPPPHTFLKVARINPDPLKLIYGRHQLNFKGEDALGFDVLLKEGISEVELEFTPMKPAALIGDDGKPDDLYYYSTTRNAVNGRIKTDSISENVNGTGWFDHQWGRDYSLVKGSGWDWFGIQLSDGRELLLNQMSPGKPMANVIEKDGSIRFTRNITFQKIKHWKSLRTNARYPVEWEIRIPEYGIDLHVEAEFPNQEMLIIGPIQAIWEGTCKVIGRERLADGKSRPLSGKGFMELVGYAN
- a CDS encoding MFS transporter, with translation MNKTSKLWTAQFTAIVIMAFLFFLCLQLLTAGFPAFITDIKNNPAQGGLMTTVFMVSAIATRPFVPSLMQKLDNKKLSLISLGFIAVSVALSFGQDSVLLLLLLRVIHGAGFGIITTIFSTMATNIIPAHRLGEGIGYYGMATSVGTSLGPMLALALLEGFSFNILIMISVSLTLLTLFLNLFIKSPRKQVQARATVKKGHFREHAFDRHAFTPAILTAFFSITLGGVVSFLRELGKEANLGATISLFFLVLTIVMVIIRPVSGKMYDSFGHKFIIYPAVISGIIGLTLLAITQNTMTLLIAAVFYGLAYGTVAPTLQALAVSAVPKEKQGTANAMYFSSMDLGMALGSAGLGLLASYTSYHFIYGFSVVFLVGLLIAYTFIFVARKKPEDQFVKASEEVGF